A window from Desulfuromonas acetoxidans DSM 684 encodes these proteins:
- a CDS encoding 3-deoxy-7-phosphoheptulonate synthase yields the protein MYRTNNLNIKGITEVIAPSDLKQVFPLSEQSAAFVTRARNEVQEILHNRNQRLMIVVGPCSIHDPEAALDYARRLSKLSRELDDQLHIVMRVYFEKPRTTIGWKGLINDPDLDGSHLISKGLGIARQLFCAITELELPIATEMLDTITPEYFADLISWGAIGARTTESQPHREMSSGLSFPVGFKNSTDGNLQIAMDAMSAAQHGHNFLGINRQGKISIVETCGNPDAHIVLRGGSNGPNYQSEAIAFTEKKLADQNLNNAIMVDCSHANSCKDHNRQEEVILNVLEQIANGNNTIRALMIESNIEEGNQPIGPQEGLKYGVSITDKCIGWDTTDRLLRMIHSSLKKNNGRSA from the coding sequence CTCAAGCAGGTGTTCCCGCTTTCTGAACAATCGGCTGCCTTCGTTACCAGAGCGCGTAACGAGGTTCAAGAGATTCTCCATAACCGCAACCAACGTCTGATGATCGTGGTTGGTCCGTGTTCCATTCACGATCCGGAAGCTGCCCTCGACTATGCCCGCCGTTTGAGCAAGCTATCCCGCGAACTCGACGATCAGCTGCACATTGTCATGCGCGTTTATTTTGAGAAACCGCGCACCACCATCGGCTGGAAAGGCTTGATCAACGACCCGGATCTCGACGGCAGCCACCTGATCTCCAAAGGTCTCGGCATTGCCCGCCAACTGTTCTGCGCTATTACGGAATTGGAACTGCCGATTGCCACGGAAATGCTCGACACCATTACCCCGGAATATTTTGCCGACCTGATTAGTTGGGGGGCCATCGGCGCGCGCACCACCGAATCACAGCCTCATCGCGAAATGTCCAGCGGCCTGTCATTCCCGGTCGGCTTTAAGAATAGCACCGACGGCAATCTGCAGATCGCCATGGACGCCATGAGCGCCGCCCAGCACGGCCATAATTTCCTCGGCATCAACCGCCAGGGCAAAATTTCCATTGTCGAAACCTGCGGCAACCCCGATGCCCACATCGTGTTACGCGGCGGCAGCAATGGTCCGAACTATCAGTCCGAGGCCATCGCCTTTACTGAAAAAAAACTGGCCGACCAAAACCTCAACAACGCCATCATGGTCGACTGCAGCCACGCCAACTCCTGCAAGGATCACAACCGTCAGGAAGAGGTGATTCTAAACGTTCTCGAGCAGATCGCCAATGGCAACAACACCATCCGTGCCCTGATGATCGAAAGCAACATCGAAGAGGGCAACCAGCCCATTGGTCCTCAGGAGGGGTTAAAATACGGGGTTTCTATTACAGATAAATGCATTGGCTGGGACACAACCGACCGACTGTTGCGCATGATTCACAGCAGCCTGAAGAAGAATAACGGCCGTTCTGCGTAA
- a CDS encoding MerR family transcriptional regulator — protein sequence MALVKTWYDIDAAAEKFGIKEATLKFWASEGLVRSEREEGDIVRVHIDDVRLQVADMIKEAESKS from the coding sequence ATGGCGTTGGTAAAAACATGGTACGATATTGATGCTGCTGCTGAAAAATTCGGAATCAAAGAGGCCACACTCAAGTTTTGGGCTTCGGAAGGTTTGGTCCGCAGTGAGCGCGAAGAGGGAGACATCGTTCGTGTTCATATTGATGACGTCCGTTTGCAGGTTGCGGATATGATCAAAGAAGCTGAATCTAAATCCTAA
- the lhgO gene encoding L-2-hydroxyglutarate oxidase, whose amino-acid sequence MSCDVVVIGGGIVGTATALALTSQVKDCRVLVVEKEATLAAHQTGNNSGVIHSGLYYRPGSLKAKNCVEGRDALYAFCAEHAIAHEQCGKVVVATSEEELPALAELERRGRANGLKGVERLDAEGICRREPHVQGVAGLLVPETGIVDFVEVVETYARLIKGRGGAIRLNCAVMRVERHDQGFVLHTNQGRIETPFIINCAGLQCDRVALMCGSQPHMRIVPFRGEYYTLVEQCRSKVKHLIYPVPDAKFPFLGVHYTRMINGEVEAGPNAVLSFKREGYQRSSFSLRDTLETLTYPGFLSMARRFWRVGLHEYHRSFSKRKFVADLQKLMPDLVAEDIVRGGAGVRAQAVAEDGSLLDDFKILDEPGLIHVLNAPSPAATASLSIGKTIAEKAAAHFALKPV is encoded by the coding sequence ATGTCATGTGATGTTGTTGTCATCGGTGGCGGGATTGTCGGTACCGCAACCGCGTTGGCCTTGACCAGCCAAGTCAAGGATTGCCGAGTTCTCGTTGTTGAAAAAGAAGCCACGCTTGCTGCCCATCAGACGGGCAACAACAGTGGTGTGATCCATTCCGGGCTCTATTACCGTCCCGGCTCTCTCAAAGCGAAAAACTGTGTTGAAGGGCGTGATGCTCTGTACGCTTTTTGTGCTGAACATGCGATTGCCCATGAACAATGCGGCAAAGTGGTCGTCGCCACCAGCGAGGAAGAGTTGCCGGCATTGGCCGAGCTGGAACGGCGTGGCCGTGCCAACGGGCTCAAAGGGGTTGAACGTCTTGATGCGGAGGGGATTTGCCGCCGCGAACCTCATGTTCAGGGTGTTGCCGGATTACTGGTACCGGAAACCGGCATCGTCGACTTTGTCGAAGTGGTGGAAACCTATGCCCGTCTGATCAAAGGGCGCGGTGGCGCCATTCGTCTCAATTGTGCGGTGATGCGGGTGGAGCGTCATGATCAGGGCTTTGTCCTGCATACCAACCAGGGACGGATTGAGACTCCTTTCATTATCAACTGTGCCGGGTTGCAGTGTGACCGGGTGGCTTTGATGTGTGGTTCTCAGCCGCACATGCGCATTGTGCCGTTTCGCGGTGAATACTACACACTGGTTGAACAGTGCCGCAGCAAGGTCAAACACCTGATCTATCCGGTTCCCGATGCAAAATTTCCTTTCCTCGGTGTGCATTATACCCGCATGATTAACGGTGAAGTTGAAGCCGGTCCCAATGCGGTTCTCTCCTTTAAACGCGAAGGGTATCAGCGCAGCAGCTTCTCTTTGCGCGATACTCTTGAAACCTTGACCTATCCGGGTTTTCTGTCGATGGCGCGCCGGTTCTGGCGGGTGGGGCTGCACGAATACCATCGCTCGTTTTCCAAACGCAAATTTGTTGCCGATTTGCAGAAGTTGATGCCCGATCTGGTTGCTGAAGATATTGTTCGCGGCGGTGCCGGAGTAAGGGCCCAGGCTGTGGCTGAAGACGGCTCGCTGCTTGATGATTTCAAAATCCTCGATGAACCGGGTCTGATCCATGTGCTTAATGCTCCCTCTCCGGCAGCAACCGCTTCGTTGAGTATTGGTAAAACCATTGCTGAAAAAGCTGCTGCACATTTTGCCTTGAAACCGGTTTAA
- a CDS encoding DUF4153 domain-containing protein, with the protein MPQRIHLIESSVLLYLVIGFVQGGVGWAGVFWWPKSHPLAASVVLCAMTAIAVMGLTAQLTAGKHFNRQVLVLILLLGGVVGLASAWVMWQMPGSSQPSNRGGTVLMTSWTVSSFVLAYILIPFIQAWPTRKQGRYRYSDLYRHSWDNFFILMVAAMLTLGFWLLIVLWVMLFKMVGIELFETLFFNAVFPWLSLAMVFSLGVRLARTHESVIGALRKIALSLCSFLMPLTAVITILLGGSLPFTGLSPFWDTGYSTPILLCLISANLLFVNGIVQDGTVRSLPGGLVRLYELSMVLLPVYAVIGIYSVSLRIDQYGLTPNRIFLLALVVVATCYSVVYASAVLWRSAVWMGIIRQGNMVIALMIGALILLLHSPVLNPMALSAGDQYQRLVTQRILPQEFDFGALKFHLGSPGLAYLQQLKQLPAEHPLTPTLRTWLLAVDEATSYSQWKRHKQSEGIADHPLVEFVTDSHTVPQEFLQMLDEDQCRKATCYLFPVDLDRDGVEELVLLNMQERWSVLELYDVDDTGQWVQQGRLGNSMRKEQRRALVDQLRQQQYRVVSPHYQDLEIGGEVFMFER; encoded by the coding sequence ATGCCCCAACGCATCCATCTAATTGAATCGAGTGTTCTACTGTACCTGGTTATCGGCTTTGTCCAGGGGGGTGTCGGCTGGGCCGGGGTGTTCTGGTGGCCTAAAAGTCATCCTCTCGCGGCGAGTGTGGTGTTGTGTGCGATGACGGCGATTGCCGTTATGGGGCTGACTGCACAGTTGACCGCAGGGAAGCACTTCAATCGCCAGGTACTGGTTTTGATCCTTCTGCTCGGTGGTGTCGTGGGGCTTGCCTCGGCCTGGGTGATGTGGCAGATGCCGGGCTCCTCTCAACCGTCCAATCGGGGTGGGACGGTTTTAATGACCAGTTGGACGGTCTCTTCATTTGTGCTGGCCTATATTCTGATCCCCTTTATTCAGGCCTGGCCAACACGCAAGCAGGGTCGATATCGGTACTCTGACCTTTACCGCCACAGTTGGGATAATTTTTTTATTCTGATGGTGGCGGCAATGTTGACTCTAGGCTTCTGGCTGTTGATTGTTCTGTGGGTCATGCTGTTCAAGATGGTGGGGATTGAGTTGTTTGAAACTCTTTTCTTCAATGCCGTGTTCCCCTGGCTGAGTCTGGCAATGGTGTTCTCACTGGGGGTTCGTCTGGCACGCACCCATGAGTCTGTGATCGGCGCTCTGCGTAAGATCGCTCTGTCGTTGTGCTCCTTTTTGATGCCACTGACGGCGGTTATTACCATCCTGCTGGGGGGCAGCTTGCCCTTTACCGGACTCAGTCCGTTTTGGGATACAGGCTATTCAACACCGATTCTGCTGTGCCTGATCAGCGCCAATCTGCTGTTTGTCAATGGCATTGTTCAGGATGGCACGGTGCGGTCCTTGCCCGGAGGTCTGGTCCGATTGTACGAACTCTCCATGGTGTTGTTGCCTGTTTATGCCGTGATCGGAATCTATTCCGTTTCTCTGCGTATTGATCAGTATGGTCTGACGCCCAACCGGATTTTTCTGCTGGCCCTGGTTGTTGTTGCCACCTGTTACAGCGTGGTTTACGCAAGCGCTGTTTTGTGGCGATCAGCGGTTTGGATGGGGATCATTCGTCAAGGGAATATGGTTATTGCTTTGATGATAGGCGCTCTTATCCTGTTGCTGCACAGCCCGGTGTTGAATCCGATGGCATTGAGTGCCGGCGACCAGTATCAGCGTTTAGTGACCCAAAGAATTTTGCCACAGGAGTTTGATTTTGGTGCGTTAAAGTTTCATTTGGGCTCTCCCGGTCTGGCGTATTTACAGCAGCTTAAACAGTTACCTGCCGAGCATCCGTTGACGCCAACACTGCGAACATGGTTGCTGGCGGTTGACGAGGCCACAAGCTATTCTCAATGGAAGAGGCATAAGCAAAGCGAAGGCATTGCTGACCATCCACTGGTTGAATTCGTGACGGATAGCCATACTGTCCCACAAGAATTTCTTCAAATGTTGGATGAGGATCAATGTCGCAAAGCGACCTGTTATCTTTTTCCGGTTGATCTTGATCGCGATGGCGTCGAAGAACTGGTGCTGCTTAATATGCAGGAGCGCTGGTCGGTGCTGGAACTTTATGATGTTGATGACACGGGACAATGGGTGCAGCAGGGAAGGCTGGGCAATTCAATGAGAAAGGAGCAACGGCGGGCCTTGGTTGATCAGCTCAGGCAGCAGCAATACCGCGTTGTCTCTCCGCACTACCAGGACCTTGAAATTGGTGGTGAGGTTTTCATGTTTGAGCGTTAG